In the Williamwhitmania taraxaci genome, NNNNNNNNNNNNNNNNNNNNNNNNNNNNNNNNNNNNNNNNNNNNNNNNNNNNNNNNNNNNNNNNNNNNNNNNNNNNNNNNNNNNNNNNNNNNNNNNNNNNNNNNNNNNNNNNNNNNNNNATATTGGACCGCAATGCATCGCAAACGCGATTTCCATCCGTGCATATTGGACCGCAATGCATCGCAAATGCAATCGCCTAACCTTTTCCAACCCATCCCCTGCCGATGCTGGCGGGCTGGGGGCTTACGCCTATACACAACAGAAATAGGCTAATCTCTCCGATGTAACCTGAAGGGGTAAGCCTATGCTGGTGTGAAAGTATGCTGTTTCGGTAATTTAGCCACGGGCAGGTTGCCTACTTATGCCGATAAATCTCCCTCCGAGAAAGGATCAGGACTTAAAAACTCATAGGATAAAACCGTTTAACCCGGAATGTAGTTCAACCGGGACCTCTCGCTGGGCACTTCGTGCCGCTTAAGGTCCTATTTATTAGCAGTTGTGTTTTTTACATCTATTTTTCTTTTTTCTTCGCATTGTTTTCTTCTTTTATATCTTGTTCAATAATAATAAAATTTGTTTTCATAAAGTCGTTCAGCTCAGAAAATAAGTCTCGGTAGGGTTGATTTTTTCTACTTCCATAAACCCCATAGTAGTCAAGTTTTACAATTGTGTTACTGTCTATTTGCTCAAACCAAAATTTGAAATAATGATAAGGTTGTCCGTAAAATCCAAGTGTGTCGATTCCGTCGAATTTTGAGTCTTTTGTTAAAGAATTTTTGTCTGCAAGTTGGTTTAGAAAGTCTATTGAAATCACTTTTGCGTTTTTGTCTGTTTGCTTATTTTGAACTGTATATGACGCAAAGTATTTTCCAGAATAGAAACAAGATGTCATAAGGAAAATAAGTCCAAATGACAAAATTATATTTAATTTAAAACATTTTCTAAAATTGTAAATTACTGTCTGCTTTGTCATAAGCTTGTCTGTTCGATTCATAATAATTCCTAAAAAGTCAGCCAAAGATTGTCCAAATTGTCGTTATCGTATAGGTCGCACTTAACATTGCGGGTAACGTTTGATGGTATGTGGCGAAAGGGGATTGCAGGAGTTTCTCACTGTCGAGGTGAACGAAATTTGAGGCGGGTTGTGAACCTGCCAAAGCTGCGAAACCCCTTTTGAAATATACCATTTGTTATAGCTCGTTTTTTTACCATCCATCTAATCTTTGCCCTTTACAGATATATAAACTGTCATTGAATTGGAAAACGTTTTTAAAATTCTTTTTCTCCTTTTTCCCATCTTCACAGTCTTTATTCAAGTAAAAGTGTTCAAAGTAAACCTTCTCAATTATTTTATTATAACCCTTATTAGAATTCACTTTATCTATGACTAAGATACTCTTCTGTTTATACATTTCTGTATTTTCACAATCTCCTCCACCATAAGCAACAATTTTTGAAACATCTAATTTCAAGATATTAATAAAATTCCCATTTTTTTCTTCAACCAATAAAAGTGTCTCACCGTCAAATCCAGCAGCACGAGAATTGTTTGCATAATCCAATCTTATTCCAAATGCACTATTACTCTTTGTTAATTTATATGGTGCTGTATCTATCCAAATTTTATAAAGTGCAATAGCATCTGATTGTGTTGCATGCTCAAAGATTGAATATGTTATAATTTTTCCAGAGTTTGTTAACGTTTTAAACAAATGAATGTCAGCCGACCACCAACCTTCACCTTCGTCAGTTTTTACAGGTATCACATATATTGTTGAATTAGTGTCATATGGTAAGGTCTTATATGTAACAAATTCATTTAAAATTTTGCGTTTATCAATTTTTAACTGGTCATAATAATCATTCAATCTATTTTCTGTCTGGGACAAGCCAGTCAATGAAAACAAACAACTTATTAAAGCTGATATGAAAATCACAATTTTATTCATTTCTTCTTAATAACTAATTTATATTAAAATTCATTTATCGTATTGAAAATCGAAGCTGTGGTTCAATCTAAAATGAGCTATAACTCGTCTATATGTGTGATAAAATCACACAATACATGCCCTATTGGTAGGTATTGTGCGGTTTCAGCGGCACAATTCAAATCTAACCATTTTCGGCTACCTAGGACCTTAGTGGGCCAATATATTTTGCAACGATGCAAATAAAAACTCCTCCACCGCTGGGTTGGTGAGGGAGCGGGATGCCTTGGCGATGTACATAAAGGCTGCAATGCATCACAATCGCAATCGTCTAACCTTTCCACCCCATACCCTGCCGATGCTGGCGGGCTGGAGGCGTACGCCCATACACAAAAGAAAAAGGCTTGCGCCTCCGGTGTAACCTGAAGGGGTAAGCCTATGCTGGTGTGAAAGTATGCTATTCTGATAAGTTAGGCATGGGCAGGTTGCCTACTTGTGCCGGTAAATACTCCTCCGAGAAAGGATAAAGGACTTGAAAACCCATAGGATGAAACCATTGAACCCGGGATGTAATTCAACCGGAAGTTATTCGCTTCGCTCATGAGCCCTTCGGGGTTCTCGCTGGGCACTTCGTGCCGCTTAAAGTCCTATTTATTGGGTGCTGGTGTTCTATTTTCTTTGTCATTTTGCTTTCAAAATGTGGTATGATTTCATTTCTCTACTATTTCCCAATGACCTGTTTTATCGCTTCCGAGGCGTGCTATTATTCCGCTATCTTTAAGTTCTTTTATTTTCCTTTTTACTGTGCTCAAACTTATCTTTAATCTTTCTCCCATTTCGGTTGCTGTTATTTTGTTATTTTGCTTTATCAAATAAAATACAGTGTCATTTTCAGTATCATTCTCAATTTTTACAGTGTCATTTTGCTTTTTTACAGTATCAATGTATTGAACGTGCATTTCTCGATTTATCAGCGGATGGTTTTCACCAAGCAATAAATTAGAAAGAAAGTGAATAAGATATATTTCTGTTTTGTGAATGCCTTTGGATAAATCTTCATAGTTGGCTCGCACAAGTGCATTTCGGAAATACCACGAATGTTCTGCAAATAAGTCGTTATTTACTTCCTTAAAACCAAGTTTTCGAAGATATTTTATTAAAAAAATTGCCGTTGTCCGTGTATTGCCCTCGCCAAAAGTGTGAATCTGCCACAAATCGTTAATAAAATGGGCTATGTGTTCTATGATTTCTTGTTGGCTTAAACCTTTGAATCTAAATTTCTTTTCTTGTTCAAAATCATACTCCAAAGTAACTTTCAAACTCTCAGCACTCGCATATAAAACCGTATCTCCATTTAAAACCCATTCTTGCTTGGTAATGTTATAATCACGGATTCTGCCTGCATGGCTGTAAACGCATTGAAACAACCTGCGATGAATGGTAAGATATTCGGCTGGCGAAAACGTAAAGGTTTGTTCACTTAATATTTCGGCAATTTGTGCCGAAACTTTGTCTGCTTCTTCAGTGCGGTTTTCGGAGTCTTTTTCAGGATGCTGCTTGTAATAACTGTTTATTAACTGTTTTACCTCATCAATGGAAATGTCGCCTTCAATGTTCTGCTTGGCTGTTGCTATCAAATAATCAGAAGGTTTTAACCCATCAACTTGTTGCAATCCGATAGCGGTTTTCCAAACTTTTGCTTTTTCTGCTTTGTTGGGTTCACCTTGCCGTAAATATTCTTCAAAATTATCCATTTTCAGAATTATGTCGTAAGTCGTAAATTTACTTCATTATTGTCAACTTTCAAGATAGCACGGTCATAAGCTCCACTGCGTTACGGTTCCCATCACACGGCTCTTGTTATACAAATCTACCAATACTTTACGAGAAACCTAGTCGCCAGTGGTAAAACAAATTCGGAAATTGTTCCCGTATCCGTTCCAACCATTGATAAGCTCGGTTTAAACTCGTCTTGTACCGTTTATACCTTTGGCATGCCCACCTAACCAGTCGCTTGCGGAGCAGCTGAAAGATTGGGCTCAGCTCATAAATCCTGAACTTGCCGTAGTAGTTCACCCAACCCCGAATAAAGGGTTCGAGGTATTGGGCTACGCCTACTATGCTTTTGTGTGTGAATCAATTTTAGAACAAGGCATTCCCTACCACTGCTGGCAGGCAGGAGGCTTACGCCCATACGCAAAGGAAAAAGGCTTACGCCTCCGGTGTAACCTGAAGGGGTAAGCCTATGCTGGTGTGAAAGTATGCTGTTCTGATGAGTTAGGCCAGTGCAAATGGCCAG is a window encoding:
- a CDS encoding PA3715 family protein produces the protein MNKIVIFISALISCLFSLTGLSQTENRLNDYYDQLKIDKRKILNEFVTYKTLPYDTNSTIYVIPVKTDEGEGWWSADIHLFKTLTNSGKIITYSIFEHATQSDAIALYKIWIDTAPYKLTKSNSAFGIRLDYANNSRAAGFDGETLLLVEEKNGNFINILKLDVSKIVAYGGGDCENTEMYKQKSILVIDKVNSNKGYNKIIEKVYFEHFYLNKDCEDGKKEKKNFKNVFQFNDSLYICKGQRLDGW
- a CDS encoding Fic family protein, with translation MDNFEEYLRQGEPNKAEKAKVWKTAIGLQQVDGLKPSDYLIATAKQNIEGDISIDEVKQLINSYYKQHPEKDSENRTEEADKVSAQIAEILSEQTFTFSPAEYLTIHRRLFQCVYSHAGRIRDYNITKQEWVLNGDTVLYASAESLKVTLEYDFEQEKKFRFKGLSQQEIIEHIAHFINDLWQIHTFGEGNTRTTAIFLIKYLRKLGFKEVNNDLFAEHSWYFRNALVRANYEDLSKGIHKTEIYLIHFLSNLLLGENHPLINREMHVQYIDTVKKQNDTVKIENDTENDTVFYLIKQNNKITATEMGERLKISLSTVKRKIKELKDSGIIARLGSDKTGHWEIVEK